A stretch of DNA from Manihot esculenta cultivar AM560-2 chromosome 7, M.esculenta_v8, whole genome shotgun sequence:
TGCAGAAGAAACTCCAAGATTATCAGGGTTACCTTAACAACTGTTTGATCATAGAGAAGCGGTAATAATTCAGGAAGAAGTCCCTTAATAAGATTAGGCTTATTATGAGCAAATGTACTTAATGCTAAAACAGCTGCACGCCTGACATGCTGCACACCAAATAGAAAAATAGCTTTTAGTTGAAAACGTAATCAACCCACCAAAAAGCACATATTTCTGAATCTGGCTTACCCGGTCATGATCCTTGATGAGCATAAGAAATGATGAAATCTCAGGATAAATAATTTCATCTATCTTCTCTGGACGCTCAACTATAGAATATTTTACAGCAATGACTACAGTTGCTCTAGTGAATGCAGCTGGACTAGTTGTTCTCACCTATAggaaaacaagaaagaaacaaGACATCATAACTCTGAACAATAAGATTACAAGCTACTGAAATCCAAGGTGTCTTGGTACTTTTTTTTATGGTCCATCATATACCTTAAGTGCAGGAACAAGTTTTGCAGGTTCTATTAGTGCAATTTTCCCTAGGCACTCAGCGACAACATTTCGCACTCCCTCCTCCTCACTCTCACAGTGATTAAATAGCAATTTAAGTATCTTCTCAACACTAGAGTCCTGGAACTCTGCTTTATCTACAGATTGCCTTACTATAACCTGCATCATGGAGGATGTTAGAAATTACAAAAGATAGATACAATGAAAACGATAATATTGACTCCAACATATTTCCCCTTCAGGAGGTTTTTGTTGAATAGGAAAAATTAAGATAATGTTCAATCCATGGAAGAgggaaaaaagggaaaaagagaataaaagaaataagagaTTAAGCAAATATCATATTAACAATTTATTTGCAATTTTCAACGGATAGGAAAGGATTTTAATCATTAAAGATAGGATAATcacattaataatttattttttaatgttgagGGAGGGATAACTCTTCTTCCCTCAATTTTGACAGAAAAGCAAAGTGGGGTTAAAAGGAGATAACTAATCACTCCTTATCCTTTCTTTTTCAACCTCATCAAAATCCCAGAACAGGGGATAACTCTTATTCCTCAGTGTGTTCCTTTCCTATCCCTCTATCCAAACAAAGTGTAAATGAGAGAACCCACCTCCTTCAGAGAATGAAGCAGGAGATACTGTTTCTTCTGCTGATTATCAATCTGATCCAAGATAAAAGGCAGATACTTGGACAGATTACCAACAGCAATATTGCCAAGAGCATAAGAAGCAGCAGACTTGATCTCTTCAAATGGAGACTGAAAGGATTCAATAATAATGTTTTCTATATGCACATGCGAGCTTAGGTCCTTCCTTCTCCCAATCTCCCCAAGGCACAGCAAGGCAAGGTGCTGCTTAGCCTACAAATTTAAGTTGAAAAACAATCcttttaagctcaaaactttttaaataataataataattaaaaatgaagGCCATAACGAATAGGAAAAAGCTAGCTGTTAAGAAAAAGAGAGCATTAAAATAGGTTTTTGCAGAACATACTAGAGAAACTTACTGAATTGGTACTACTGTCATCTTTAAGAATATCAGTGAGCATTTTCACTGTGGATGAACATTTCTGGTCACCTGCAGCAAGGCAGAGAACAGCCACACATTGGGCTATTGAATATAAGGCCTGTTTTGCAACACCACCTGACTGAGGAGATGGCTTTGCACTGGAAAGAAGGCAGTCGAGTAAAGTATCAAAACTTGTATTTGCAGAATAGACCAATGCAGCAAAGAAGTTTTGCAAAGCCTGCAATATCAAACAGAAGGCATTTAGAAACAACCTTAATCCTAGAAcagaatataattattaatagcaGCAGTGGATCTACCAAAAGGGCTTGACCCTGTAGCAAGGAGCTTTTGATTAGTGTCAGTGCCTGGGAAAGAACTTTATTTCTAACAGCCAAGCCAACATTTGGGCTTGACCTCCTGTCTGCCATCAAAGTGCAACAGAGTTCCAGAGCAAGTGCTGTCATGTGCAAGTCTGAATCACTGACACAGGCCAAAAAGGAGAGTCATCATTCAGAATAAGCATAAACAATTAATAACCATGCACAACATAAAAAGGTTATAAAATGAATGAAAACAAATCAAGGAACCTTATAAGAGTTGCAAGTTCAACAATAATAACTTCATAGGCGGACGAACCAATCTGATCACCATAAGCCACAATCAACGAATTAAGTGTCCCTAATGTTGCCTGCCTCAGAGCACGATTGGCCTAGTTATGAAAACAAGCAGTCAGTTCAGAAATCATGAATGTCTTTGGGCACACTTTATGCACAAACCATCAATTTAACAGCTGGTGAAAAAACTCCATACTTTTCGCAGGAATGCTGTTAACTCTGCAATTACATGCTCCAAAACGCAAGATAGATCAATCCGAAGAGGAGAAGCAGCAATGACAGCAAAAGCCTGTAGACAGAAGCTCAAACATTCAACTAACCAAAAACTATCATGGCCACGCAAAGAAAATGTCTTAAGAGATGGAGAACTTCAACGAGAAAGCTTAGGTACAGGACTAGATAAAGAGACAAAAGTGCAGGAAAACTGACCTTTACAGCTGTAAGTCGTGTTATTTCATTCCCCATCCGGTCAACTAGTACAGGAAGGCATGCGGGTAACTCTGTCCTGAGGTAGTCACCAAACGTTGAAATAACCAGTCCCATGCAAGAAATAGCACATTCCTTAACTTCCTGAAGAAGATGAAAGAGCAACATTTAAAAAGGGGGgaaaaagaaagcaaaggaCAAACAAATTTAGCATGTGACAAGCAAAAACCAATAAGTCAAACCTGGTCTTGGTCTTGGTTTGTCAATCGGGACATAATGGCATTGTAGATTGGATGAACATAAGGTGTGAAGTCAAAACCCAAGCCCTACACAGACCCTTTCATCACGTTACCAAAAATGATGAAGAAAAAGTTTTGAATAAGCAGCTGCACAAAAATCAACCTGAATATTTGGACGCACAACACGAACGAGTTCCCCACATACTCTTAGTGCCTCTGCTGTTACCTTGTAGTACCGTTCACCAACAGCTGATAAAACCGGACTAGAAAGAGCCTACAGGCAAAATTTGCATATGCCATTTATCTCATATATTCTCATGAAATTACTGGTGTATAGAACATCAGGCAAATAGTATGAGATGAGATGTCAATTTTATATGACTTTAGGAGAAGGGAGAGCAAAATACAACTGCAAATACTCTCCTCTCCCTTTGCCCACCCATAAGATGAGAGAAGAAAGGAAACAAAGTTGGAAGCATCCCAATCTTAATTTTAGCTGCCTCAACATTTACTTCTCTTTCATATTTATCAtagaaggaaaagagaagaactaAAAGTGAAACTCTTGCTTTAGGCTTAATATATGTGCCCAGAACAGAACGTAAATTGGCTGTTGACAAGCACACACCCCAACTTGTTAATGTAATAAGAATACTATGGAAACTGATACCAGAAATATGTGAATAAACCATTTTATATAATGAAACACCTAAACTAAACAGGATAGGAAACATTGTCATGCCTGCTAATGGGTTCTGCATAAACCTTAATCAGTAGATAAAACAAGGTTTAAGCCATCAACTTATAGGATGGAAGAATACAAAGATTAAAATGCCTAAACCAAGTTGATTGATAACCTGTTAAATTTCTGCCTTTggattaacaaaataaatttgctAAAAAGAATATTTCAAGAATCAGTGCATAAGACAAAGTTTAAACCATCAAGTTATAGAGTAGAAGGAAGAATACAAGGATTCAAAGGCCTAAACCAATTTCTGTTGAGATCCTGTTGAATTTCTGCTTTTggattaacaaaataaatttggtGAAGGAATCATTCAAGACAAACAGCTAAACATGTTTAACAAATATTTCACTAAAGGTTGCAGGAAAAGCAATGGGGTTTCAGATAAAAAGAATAATCCTAGTGAAAAGAGTTTTTAACCCAAATGAAAGAAGAAAATCAAGATACTACATTTGCACAAATAATATAATAGGAGAAGAGAAAAGAGCAAGAATTGTTGTCATTACCTTGATATGAGGGTGGAAAACAGGGGGAGAATGTGAAGCCAATACCAGTCTAGTAAATATAAGAGCTTCAATCTTCAAGTTTGAGGTTGATGTTTTATCCTATGCAAGTTCATAGGAAGAAAttagaaaaggggaaaatgacAGCAATAATACCATGGACAAGAAACTAACACAATGTCAGTTTGAAGCAAATTTACTCACATTTAATGCCTTTTCAATTCCTGGAATGAGTGATCCAATATGTTCAGCCAGACAGTCTGGCAAGACAACCACAAGTTCTTTCAAAACAGAAAATGCACCAACCTGtaggcagatgagatgttaaTCATAGTACTCAACATAATGGGCTTGACCATAAATACACAATGGATATCATCATTCCTACCTTTGTCTTGATAGATTTCTCTCGAAGCTGCCTATTTATAGATTTAACAATCTTTGGCACTTCCTGCTTCAGTAGCCATCTTGGGCTATGTGCAGAGAAAAAAACTCCATTTCAGTACTTAAATACAAGTACAGAACATTGTGTGAACCCCAAATCCACTTATAATATTTTTCCAACCCATTGCAAAACAGCTCACAACTTCCTAAGACCTATTGACTTCTGAATGATGAAGGTAAAACTATTAATTTAGAGAAGAAAAGAGACCATTTAAACTAATAACCCTCATAAAGAAGACCTACTGCAAAGCAGCAGTTCCCCTCTAAGAGGTTGCTCTATAAGTCCTCAAGTTTGTTTGAAAATGAgctttatgttttcagaagttcAAAACGGTATTGAAATCAGAGAAATAATATGATGGATAAATGCAACAAGTAAACGAAATAGAACAGCAACAAGAAACACTTGGAAGGTCACCACCAGacattcaaattgcaaagaccAAACACTAATTTAAGGCCAAAAAGGAGATATATACACAAAACTTGAAAGATGTCTAAAACTTGCCTTGATTCATTTGTGTCAATCTGCCCTTTTGTAACATTTCCAGTTTGGCGAAGTAGCTCAATGAATGTATTGAATACATCCATCTGTATCACAACATAATTAAATTGCCAACATGTTAAAAGTTAGCAAACACCAATAATTAACTGTTACAAACTCACCTTCACATTTTCTTCCCTTTCTTTGAATCTGTCAATCAGTTTAGGACAGGCCTGCAGGAAGAGAGAATAATGAATGTTCAGAAAACATTATTAAGGGTTTTATAATCACAAAAGAAACATGTACCAGACCAATCACAACAGAATTGCAGGAAGATATCATGCTGTCAAAAGCAGTAAAAATATGAAGTCACCAACTTACAAACTTAAATTTAGTTTCAAACACAATGAAACAAAGACAAGTCCAGCTAGCCCACCATACAGTATGACGTAAAAATTATAGTCAATTTATTAATTGCAAGAAAATAAGCTCATCAGTTTtatataacaaaaaataatCACAAGGTAACATGTTTATACCTCCTCATAGAGTTTTGAAAGCAGTTCAGGACGAGATACAATTAAGGCTGCCAAGCATTTAGCTGCTGCCCTTCGAACTTTCCAGCTAACATCCTCATCATCAGTATATTCATTTGCACTCTCACTGAAAAACAAGAAAGGCCAGGAAATAAGTAATAGGTTCACCAAGCACATGAATTGTGCATCAGCTCCCAATGTATTATCAAAAACATActcatcttcctcctcttcgTGATTCTCATCATCTGTATCCTCTTCCATGTTATCAGTGAAGTTTGGATCATAACTTAGGTATTCTAGAGTAAGATGAAGAATTTGATCACAATATGAAGAAATGTCCCTGGGGCATCTGAGCAGAAAACTTTCTAGTGCCTAGAGCAAAACTTCAAGATATGAGACTATAGTCATAACACTAAGCAAACAAAGGCACATTATCCAtataaaataaggaaaaaatagAGTGGTGGTGCTGGTGCACATACAGCACCTGTAAGCTATATTCACGGAGCTCCTCATCATTCTCTGATGCACTAGTGCAGTAATTAATCAAAACTGGCACTGTATCTCCAAGATGAGGTCCAAATCGATATCCCACAGAACGGCTAGAATACCACAGCATTATCATTTGTAAGCACAAATAAACTTCAGTTTGAACTTTGAAGCACAAGTAAATCACGCTTCTGCTtcttgaaatccaaaaaaaaataaagctcTATATTTCACTTTTGTCATATAAAAATTCCTGCAGATATGGCCccacaaacatgcatacacaataCATTTAATGACAGATTGCATATCCAACACCCTTACATATTCTGCCATATCCACACATTGGTTATACACTCTCCTGCAGTCCCAACCACAAAAGACAATGTGGGCTAaccattttaaacaaaatggtTTAAACCTGAGAGTTATTTAGGCCAGTTGGGCTTGGAGGTTATATATTCTTACTCCAGTTACTACACTaagtaattcaaaatttaacttTTCAATTTGTGTTTCGGCATTTTCTTCATGACACAATAacaggaaaaaagaaaacagaaCAAGTGATAGACAAACACATGCTTACCTTAAAGCACCAATCATCTGAATGTTTGTGCGGGTCATTTCAGGCTTCACACCCTTAGTTCTCAAGTTCCGAACAACTTCAACTGTTGCCTTCGCCAACAAATCATCCGACAAGCTCGAAGCAAGAGATGCTGAAAACAAGAGAATTATGTCATGCCATATGGCCCATATCCCTAATCTTGTCAATAGCTAATTTCATCTCTGATTAGTTTGCAGCCTACACTGCCATCCCAAAACAAGGTTCATAGTAATTGCAGATTTCCTTTAATCAAGGGCACAATTCACTTCTTAAAACCAACTGGTAGGAATCTGGTTTCCTTGTTCAAGTATAGAGAATAGTATCACACGGGAGGATCAAACATGCAAAAACTATCATTAATTTATCAATGATATGTCTAGCCTTTGAAATGGCACTCTATTCTAAGGCCTAAACAACAGCTAATGCCAACtcttttatttaaagaaaaaaaaaaggcgagaatgagagagagagagagagagagagagaagcaaCTAGTCAAACTTCCAAGTTCCAACTCCCAACCAGATGGAAAATAGTGGGTTACAAATTCCACGCCTTATTGTTTAACAAAAAGGAAACAAGCATAGCAAATGTGAATTCTCAGCATTGACTAAAATGCCAGAGAGAAaaaggaattaaaaaaaaaaaaaagcagagtCCCAAgcataatgaataaaaattttacttgCTCTTACCAATACAAGAAACAGTCTTCTTTCTTACACTGGCTTGATTGGAATTCAGTTGGGATAGAAGTGCATTCAAAAGCAGCTCATGGTCAGTTGCCATCAAATTTCCAAATTTATGGAGGACATCACATAAAATATCAAGACATTCACATTTTATCTCTGTGCTcatcccctgatgaagaaaagAATAAGCAAAATTAAGCAGGAAATTTTAAAAGGATTGAGTGTTGATCACTGAAACATCTTTTTAACTTACTGGACTAGTTATTCCTTTTATCAACTGTGGAGGTAAAGAAACAAGAATGGATTGAGCAAGAGATTGAGTTGTCACTTCAGATACAATTGTCTTCAAAGCTATGCTTGCAATGTCACGGTGCTGATCTTTGCCATTGAGCAATTTATCACATAATTTATTAGTCATCTCCACAACTCGTGCCTCACTGACTTTCTTGACCAGCGGAGCAAGACTGAAATATCAAATTGACAAATCATAAAAGAAGCCAAGCTGTACGACCACCCTTCAGCATCTGTCCCATTTTTACTCCTTTACCATATTTACATTTGAACAATTCATAGGCAAAAGAGACAGCGGCAGTTGTCATTACTTTGGGAGAAACTGAGTGAAATTGGAAAATACAAAATCGatagaattcaattaaattcattTCCATTTACCTGAGTTCACATGTTTGGAAACTCCTTGATCACAAAACTTCATACCACATTAAATGCAGCATAGtttgaaaaacaaaaaataaaaataaaaattatttgatggACCCACTAGCTACTACTTAAAACCCAAGACGACCCTATGTAAAACAAATTTGTTAATTTATAAATGAGGGGGTAAATTAGGACTCTACATACCTCGAATTTACTTCCCATCATTCCAAACAATGGGATTCAAACACAAAGACAGTTGTACAAAGTcaaaatcataatcactaaATTCACAAATACAGTCCAAGCAACATCATCTTAAAATCTAATAGTCATGAAGAAAGGAATACCACTTCACAGCCAATCCAGAAACATCGCCAGCTACGTCGTCAAGTTGCTGCAGAACAATGTTTGACAACTTTATCTCCAAATCGGCATCAGCTTTAAATGTGTCCTTATTTAACTCATTAAGCAAGTCGGATGTCGCCATATATCTGTAATCTTTATCCTTACCCGTCATCTGCAAATAAAAccaaaaagcaaaaataaaataaatagactaCAACAGCTAGACTACCTAATATTCATATAACTATCACCCCAACATCACACATACTAAAAAGGGCATTCCAGTGCCTAAGTATCCCTGCTTTGCAAGGGGCAAGGCAGGGTTGTCTATAATACACAGAATTTCCCctgttttttttccttttttcctttttttggcATGGAGGCTGTTTTCATGTTCAAAACAGGGATCTTTCACTTGCAAAAAAGAGCAGCCGTAACCTTGCCCCACAGCTCACCCACCAACAAACATAAAATAAACCATTATACAATAATCAAAGTACATAGCAACCAAATGTATACATGAATTAAACAACTCAATTAGATCATACCTTTTCCAGAATACCAGTAATTTGCAAATTTGCCATCTTGGTCAACTATGTGGACAGCAGCAATGCTCTGTTATATGACACCTAGGagagaagaaataagtaaaaaaaaaatataaaataaaagactcaAATCAACAGCTCTTGAGGCTGGGAAACCCAATGAATCCAACATGCAAGCGCATGGGCATGCAAAGGATATGGGGACAAaagtattattttcttttcattgaCGAATTCAGAATGCTTAATACAACtaacaatttataaaatacatCACAACCACATAATGGTTACATGGATATCAAAGACAAAACAGAAGAAGACCAACACAGTTCAAACAATTTTCCATCTGAATTTTCTTATAAGATTAGACCGCCAACAGATATATTTTgcatttcttttctctttctcttccgaTCAAACTATACAATCACAAACACATTGCGCAACCGAGAGAGCTAACATCAAAACAAGCCAAGTGAAAAAAACTAAAAGTTAACACTTACCCAGGTAGACCCACGTTCTAAACCCACAACCTTTATATAAGAATGATTAACTAAGCTAAACCCTAAATAGTCACACCAAATgaaagaaaggggaaaaaacTATCAAATGAATGACAGAACAGAAAACCCTAGAATCGGAGAGTAGATTGCCCACATAGTGGAAtataaatcaaaaaattaacacTACAGCATATACAACAATGAAAAAATAGCAGAAACCGAAATAACATTGTTTTTCTCATTGCACATTGATATATGGagtagcagcagcagcagcactgagcgagagagatagagagatcagGAAGAGAACATACCGAGATTGAAACAATTGGATTGGGTTAGATTGGATTAGATTGGTAGAAATTgtgaaagaaaaagagaaaatgatCTGAGCTTTCTAGTGTATTTTCTGCTTTGTTGCTTTTGGTATTTGTTTCACGTCTTCCTCTTTCATCAGTGAGCGAGTCGCACTAGTGAGCTGAGCTACACACACCTGGCTTATATTCAGGGACAAGGAACGTGTGCGTGCCCATTAAAGCCCACAGAAGCAGGCCCTGGTTGAGCTCTGTTCGAGCCGCAGGGTCAGGGTGGGCTCCCTGGTGTGTATAGTGGCAACCCGGTGCTATAAattaaggatttttttttttttttaaattgagtttttaatcccttcattttaataaaattagcgGTTGGGTCTTAAAATAAATTACCCTAGAGGATAATTCAATTGATCAACCCAACAATCTAAa
This window harbors:
- the LOC110618884 gene encoding cullin-associated NEDD8-dissociated protein 1, translated to MANLQITGILEKMTGKDKDYRYMATSDLLNELNKDTFKADADLEIKLSNIVLQQLDDVAGDVSGLAVKCLAPLVKKVSEARVVEMTNKLCDKLLNGKDQHRDIASIALKTIVSEVTTQSLAQSILVSLPPQLIKGITSPGMSTEIKCECLDILCDVLHKFGNLMATDHELLLNALLSQLNSNQASVRKKTVSCIASLASSLSDDLLAKATVEVVRNLRTKGVKPEMTRTNIQMIGALSRSVGYRFGPHLGDTVPVLINYCTSASENDEELREYSLQALESFLLRCPRDISSYCDQILHLTLEYLSYDPNFTDNMEEDTDDENHEEEEDDESANEYTDDEDVSWKVRRAAAKCLAALIVSRPELLSKLYEEACPKLIDRFKEREENVKMDVFNTFIELLRQTGNVTKGQIDTNESSPRWLLKQEVPKIVKSINRQLREKSIKTKVGAFSVLKELVVVLPDCLAEHIGSLIPGIEKALNDKTSTSNLKIEALIFTRLVLASHSPPVFHPHIKALSSPVLSAVGERYYKVTAEALRVCGELVRVVRPNIQGLGFDFTPYVHPIYNAIMSRLTNQDQDQEVKECAISCMGLVISTFGDYLRTELPACLPVLVDRMGNEITRLTAVKAFAVIAASPLRIDLSCVLEHVIAELTAFLRKANRALRQATLGTLNSLIVAYGDQIGSSAYEVIIVELATLISDSDLHMTALALELCCTLMADRRSSPNVGLAVRNKVLSQALTLIKSSLLQGQALLALQNFFAALVYSANTSFDTLLDCLLSSAKPSPQSGGVAKQALYSIAQCVAVLCLAAGDQKCSSTVKMLTDILKDDSSTNSAKQHLALLCLGEIGRRKDLSSHVHIENIIIESFQSPFEEIKSAASYALGNIAVGNLSKYLPFILDQIDNQQKKQYLLLHSLKEVIVRQSVDKAEFQDSSVEKILKLLFNHCESEEEGVRNVVAECLGKIALIEPAKLVPALKVRTTSPAAFTRATVVIAVKYSIVERPEKIDEIIYPEISSFLMLIKDHDRHVRRAAVLALSTFAHNKPNLIKGLLPELLPLLYDQTVVKKELIRTVDLGPFKHIVDDGLELRKAAFECVDTLLDSCLDQVNPSSFIVPYLKSGLDDHYDVKMPCHLILSKLADKCPSAVLAVLDSLVDPLQKTINFKPKQDAVKQEVDRNEDMIRSALRAIAALNRISGGDCSLKFKSLMSEISRSPTLSEKYYSIRNE